The Argopecten irradians isolate NY chromosome 16, Ai_NY, whole genome shotgun sequence genome window below encodes:
- the LOC138310592 gene encoding medium-chain acyl-CoA ligase ACSF2, mitochondrial-like, translating to MSKWSYLHCNSLAPNKYITLNDVIKRNAEKFPHTEAFIYRNEHGDRQSITFGDLYEQGRCVAQYLVKSGVQRQDKIGLFGPNTLARIVAECGILLAGAVVLHLNIDVQNGSDCKDVLEKAKCKVVFADLGVSDAFLPLIRSLIATDETNHKRQKLIFLRKPDSANVTDTLLNDIQTSGNYDLILPDVCPEDDAVIFTTSGSTGKPKMVVHSHFAFTAAVGPIFDMAVKRKTSFNNRPFGYSGGSLAIATALGCTRVFTDSALGTIRNEMKIIWKIIAEEHVDIALLMPFSLYDLITIKDNIVDDGYRLDTITTTGQVIDTFCARAIGRFCKSLRIGYGSTETIGVSALSTSDDNLATGNVGKPHPGVEIRVVDEDGCVVPIGEEGTVQVRSTFLMKRYFHDAEKTRDAFTKEIPGWFKMEDIGLISASGDLIVRGRVKENISRGGRKILPGVIDDVVKQMEGISRVATVAVPDVRLYEEVCVCYVTEEGAELLTSDVQLYCEDKFTNSEAGDGMGSMPKYFVMFDNFPVLYTGKVDKQTLKRQASDRLGLSSY from the coding sequence ATGAGTAAGTGGAGTTATTTGCACTGTAATTCATTAGCAccaaacaaatatattacattgaatgacgtcatcaaaagaAATGCAGAGAAATTTCCTCATACAGAGGCATTCATCTACCGCAACGAACACGGAGATCGCCAGAGTATAACCTTCGGCGACCTGTATGAACAGGGCCGTTGCGTTGCGCAGTACCTCGTTAAGTCTGGGGTACAACGACAGGACAAGATCGGCTTGTTTGGTCCCAATACTCTGGCAAGAATTGTAGCAGAATGCGGCATTCTATTGGCCGGGGCGGTCGTCCTTCATCTCAATATCGATGTCCAAAACGGTAGCGATTGCAAAGACGTTTTAGAAAAAGCTAAATGTAAAGTGGTTTTCGCTGATCTTGGCGTTAGTGACGCTTTCCTGCCGCTGATACGAAGTCTTATAGCCACAGATGAAACTAATCATAAGAGGCAAAAGTTGATATTTCTGAGGAAGCCAGACTCTGCAAATGTCACCGATACGCTTTTAAACGACATTCAAACTTCCGGAAATTATGACCTGATTCTACCAGACGTTTGTCCCGAAGATGACGCTGTAATATTTACCACTTCTGGTAGCACTGGCAAACCCAAAATGGTCGTCCATAGTCATTTTGCGTTTACTGCTGCTGTCGGACCAATATTCGATATGGCGGTGAAACGAAAGACATCGTTTAATAACCGTCCGTTTGGGTATAGTGGTGGATCGCTTGCAATCGCGACGGCTTTGGGATGTACGCGTGTTTTCACAGATTCAGCCCTTGGTACTATCAGAAATGagatgaaaataatttggaaaatCATAGCAGAGGAACATGTTGATATTGCTTTACTGATGCCATTTTCCTTGTACGATCTTATAACGATAAAGGACAACATCGTAGATGATGGATATCGCTTAGATACAATAACGACTACCGGGCAAGTTATAGATACGTTTTGCGCCAGGGCAATCGGCAGATTCTGCAAAAGTTTGAGGATAGGATACGGATCAACAGAAACAATAGGAGTATCAGCTCTATCTACTTCCGATGATAACCTAGCAACCGGTAATGTGGGAAAACCTCATCCAGGAGTAGAAATCAGGGTAGTTGACGAAGATGGGTGCGTAGTGCCAATCGGCGAAGAAGGGACGGTTCAGGTCAGGAGTACCTTTTTGATGAAGCGCTATTTCCATGACGCGGAAAAGACGCGGGATGCTTTCACAAAGGAAATACCTGGTTGGTTTAAAATGGAAGACATTGGGTTGATTTCTGCGTCAGGTGATCTTATTGTTCGTGGGAGAGTAAAGGAAAACATCTCTCGCGGAGGACGAAAAATACTGCCTGGAGTCATAGATGACGTGGTGAAACAAATGGAAGGGATTAGTCGTGTGGCGACAGTGGCGGTACCGGATGTACGTTTATATGAGGAAGTTTGCGTTTGTTACGTCACAGAAGAAGGAGCAGAACTGTTAACGTCAGATGTCCAGCTTTATTGTGAAGATAAATTCACAAATTCTGAAGCTGGTGACGGAATGGGGTCCATGCCTAAGTATTTCGTCATGTTTGACAATTTCCCTGTTTTGTATACAGGTAAGGTTGATAAACAGACTTTGAAGCGACAGGCGTCAGATCGCTTAGGGCTTTCCAGTTATTGA
- the LOC138311070 gene encoding uncharacterized protein, with translation MSNRFLSGSHKDWAARDSRSNTSIRMSKSSLISTRVKNEQEGNRLSMKLRHIRKNKQKTENVANRDIKETKDDFVKIIASGQVYKKHRFEKYDPYLKEVKECRTVMVDNFRDIKKAAKNIRLKNLIAKNNLLERTFNDLAPIPEESGVVSINSRVAESLSHPNAKLLRRGSVSNSTKLADHGERRFSTSSRLTDIGSIRSEHLRVKEYSYRRIKRKAKTIIMSRDRTIFPGECKSTYEMRKFMAKEATDLIFSFSPEGRRQAQIDKLKREAQLPAFVDRTKSTSAILRHYREYKLNRPAVESV, from the coding sequence ATGTCGAATCGCTTTCTGTCTGGCTCTCATAAAGATTGGGCAGCACGAGATTCTCGTTCTAATACTTCAATCAGAATGAGCAAATCAAGCTTGATTTCCACCAGGGTGAAGAACGAACAGGAAGGTAATCGGCTGTCTATGAAACTACGTCACATCCggaaaaacaaacagaaaactgAAAACGTTGCAAACAGAGATATCAAGGAAACCAAAGATGACTTTGTGAAAATAATCGCTTCCGGACAAGTCTATAAGAAACAtcgatttgaaaaatatgaccCATATCTCAAAGAGGTAAAAGAGTGCAGGACGGTCATGGTGGACAATTTCAGGGACATCAAGAAAGCAGCGAAGAACATACGCCTGAAAAATTTGATCGCCAAAAACAATTTGCTTGAGCGAACTTTTAATGATTTAGCGCCTATCCCCGAAGAAAGTGGCGTCGTTTCAATAAACAGTCGAGTTGCCGAGTCGCTATCACATCCAAACGCGAAACTATTGAGACGTGGATCAGTCAGCAACTCGACAAAATTGGCGGATCACGGGGAGCGTCGGTTTTCAACATCTTCGCGGTTGACTGATATAGGTAGTATTAGAAGCGAGCATCTCCGTGTGAAGGAATACTCCTATAGAAGGATAAAAAGAAAAGCGAAGACGATTATAATGAGTCGAGACCGAACGATTTTCCCAGGGGAATGTAAATCAACATACGAAATGAGAAAGTTCATGGCGAAAGAGGCCACAGATTTGATCTTTTCATTCTCCCCTGAGGGAAGACGTCAGGCTCAAATAGACAAGTTGAAAAGAGAAGCACAGTTACCTGCATTTGTGGACCGAACAAAGTCAACATCAGCCATACTGCGGCATTATCGGGAATACAAACTTAACCGACCTGCTGTTGAGTCGGTTTAA